A portion of the Calothrix sp. 336/3 genome contains these proteins:
- the cobU gene encoding bifunctional adenosylcobinamide kinase/adenosylcobinamide-phosphate guanylyltransferase, whose translation MNQSKVILVTGSTRSGKSEWAETLALESQKQVVYIATATRNPNDGEWEKRIQQHQQRRPENWIIEEVPIHLSATLNNAQANNCLLVDSLGTWVANLLEEDEESWQGIVSELFETINSVSAEIIFVAEETGWGVVPAYEMGRKFRDRLGSLIRYLGEMCDSVYLVTGGHVLNLSLLGSPLTAKK comes from the coding sequence ATGAACCAAAGTAAAGTAATTTTAGTCACTGGTTCTACTCGCTCTGGTAAAAGTGAATGGGCTGAGACTTTAGCGCTGGAGTCGCAAAAGCAAGTTGTCTATATTGCCACAGCAACCAGGAATCCCAATGATGGTGAGTGGGAAAAACGTATTCAACAGCATCAACAGCGTCGTCCCGAAAACTGGATAATTGAGGAAGTACCCATACATTTGTCCGCAACCTTAAACAATGCTCAGGCAAATAACTGTCTTCTGGTGGATTCTTTGGGCACTTGGGTTGCTAATCTCTTAGAAGAGGATGAGGAAAGTTGGCAAGGAATTGTCTCGGAACTATTTGAAACTATTAATTCAGTATCAGCAGAAATAATTTTTGTAGCAGAAGAGACTGGTTGGGGTGTGGTTCCTGCCTATGAAATGGGGAGAAAGTTCCGCGATCGCCTCGGTAGTTTAATTCGTTACCTGGGTGAAATGTGTGACTCAGTATATTTAGTAACTGGTGGTCATGTTTTGAATTTAAGTTTACTGGGTTCACCTTTGACAGCCAAAAAATAA
- a CDS encoding glycosyltransferase family 2 protein, with protein MSSKVPVSVLIPAKNEQANLPACLASVERADEIFVVDSQSSDRSEEIAQSYGAKVVQFNFNGRWPKKKNWSLENLPFRNEWVLIVDCDERITPELWEEIDQAIANPEFNGYYLNRRVFFLGQWIRHGGKYPDWNLRLFRHEKGRYENLSTEDIPNTGDNEVHEHVVLDGKVGYLNNDMLHEDFRDLFHWLERHNRYSNWEARVYLNLLTGKDDNGTIGASLFGDAVQRKRFLKKIWVRLPFKPFLRFILFYIIQRGFLDGKAGYIYGRLLSQYEYQIGVKLYELRNCGGQLNTKKSQPQTDEIKIKPSLPQEMSC; from the coding sequence ATGTCTTCTAAAGTACCAGTTTCTGTACTAATTCCTGCCAAAAATGAGCAAGCAAATCTTCCTGCTTGTCTGGCAAGTGTAGAACGTGCAGATGAAATTTTTGTTGTCGATTCCCAAAGTAGTGATAGAAGCGAAGAAATCGCTCAAAGCTATGGTGCAAAGGTAGTTCAATTTAACTTTAATGGACGCTGGCCCAAAAAGAAAAATTGGTCTTTAGAAAATCTGCCTTTCCGCAATGAGTGGGTATTAATTGTGGATTGTGATGAACGGATCACACCAGAATTATGGGAGGAAATTGACCAGGCGATCGCCAATCCGGAATTTAATGGTTATTACTTGAATCGTCGTGTGTTCTTCCTGGGACAATGGATTCGTCACGGTGGTAAATACCCAGATTGGAACTTGCGCTTATTCAGACATGAAAAAGGACGCTACGAAAATCTCAGCACCGAAGATATCCCAAATACCGGTGATAACGAAGTTCATGAACACGTTGTTTTAGATGGCAAAGTAGGCTATCTCAACAACGATATGCTCCATGAAGACTTCCGCGATCTATTCCACTGGTTAGAACGCCACAACCGTTATTCTAACTGGGAAGCGCGCGTTTATCTCAACCTGCTCACTGGTAAAGATGATAACGGTACCATTGGCGCAAGTTTATTTGGTGATGCCGTACAACGTAAACGTTTCTTGAAAAAGATTTGGGTGCGTTTGCCATTTAAACCCTTCCTGCGCTTTATCCTGTTCTACATCATTCAACGGGGCTTTTTGGATGGCAAAGCAGGTTACATTTATGGTCGCTTGCTGAGTCAATACGAGTATCAAATTGGTGTGAAGCTTTACGAATTACGTAATTGTGGTGGTCAACTCAACACCAAAAAATCCCAACCCCAGACAGATGAGATCAAGATTAAACCATCCTTGCCACAAGAGATGAGTTGTTAG
- a CDS encoding filamentous hemagglutinin N-terminal domain-containing protein produces MQLTRVHFPLFTTLLVFACLNSLAATAQVTPDSSLSTKVDSIDKKNFTILNGTQAGKNLFHSFKDFSIPFNGSAVFQNNLDIKNIFSRVTGGNLSNIDGLLKVSGNANLYLINPAGITFGKNATLNVGGSFFATTAKSLLFSDGMEFSALKAETPPLLSVNIPIGLKFRDNPKGITNLATNFFELATGKNFTLVGGEVKFDGGKVYAPGGRVTLGGLSQAGTVKINNDGSLQFPQSIVRADVFLNNGSWVDVTNIGGGNIDVYAQNLRISNGSYLLAGINGKGTANTKAGDIKINATGRVTLDKENNNSVSTAIANTVFSSSIGNAGNIFIIANSLLVKDRSLIASYTLGKGNAGNIFITAESLLVSGGAQINSSTLGIGNAGNINLKIINNATFSETYLFQSSGLFSAVGSNAKGNGGAINVQAGSLNLLKGAQFRTSTLGDGNAGNINLKITNNATFDGAYLYIPSGLQSAVDFSGNGNGGDINITSDSLNILNGAQFISTFRSTGLSSPIARGRKSGNINIKIFNTFKIDGFTTYTIPNSKKQTAPSGIFSGLKTNQGRGGDIVITAKNFFITNGGIISSNTSNFSKGDAGNIDIRVTDTINISGQILGFDTNGKSKVFLSSILSEVEEGANGKGGNIFIDPKRIIISEGGVISVNSLGNGSAGNIELIAGGLILNNGFITANAGKSRGGNIKLQLSDFLLLRNNSKISTNASGDGGNITINSPFIVAFPKDNSDITANSIDKQGGNIKINASSIYGIQARIQGNPLTNDITASSENGISGNIDVNNLQIDASQGLIELPEGTLDKYQVIRNEICRKFSKGSQFIIVGRGGIAENPTEMINNNNTRIDLAEPITNNLSTTNQTHAKPHLSPNKTISSDNIVPARGWVMNEKGEVILTAYDPTESGVARPLTVAKYCSGM; encoded by the coding sequence ATGCAATTAACCAGAGTGCATTTTCCTTTATTTACTACTCTGTTGGTTTTCGCGTGCTTAAATTCCTTAGCAGCAACAGCACAAGTAACCCCTGATAGCAGTTTATCCACAAAAGTTGATAGCATCGACAAGAAAAACTTTACTATTCTTAACGGTACTCAGGCAGGGAAAAACCTATTTCATAGTTTTAAGGACTTCTCTATTCCCTTCAATGGTTCCGCAGTTTTTCAAAATAATTTAGATATTAAAAATATATTTAGTCGCGTCACTGGCGGTAATTTATCTAATATTGACGGTTTACTCAAAGTCAGTGGTAACGCCAATTTATATTTAATTAATCCCGCAGGTATTACCTTTGGAAAGAACGCAACTTTAAATGTTGGTGGTTCCTTTTTTGCTACCACCGCCAAAAGTTTATTATTTAGTGATGGTATGGAATTTAGTGCCCTGAAAGCAGAAACTCCACCTTTACTCAGTGTGAATATTCCCATTGGTTTGAAATTTCGAGATAACCCCAAGGGAATCACCAACCTAGCAACTAATTTTTTCGAGTTAGCAACAGGTAAAAACTTTACCCTTGTCGGTGGTGAGGTTAAATTTGATGGTGGGAAAGTCTATGCACCAGGTGGTAGAGTTACCCTAGGTGGATTATCTCAAGCTGGTACAGTAAAAATCAATAATGATGGAAGCTTACAGTTTCCCCAGAGTATCGTTAGAGCAGATGTATTTTTAAATAACGGTTCCTGGGTAGATGTTACTAATATTGGTGGTGGCAATATTGATGTCTATGCTCAGAATCTAAGGATTAGCAATGGTAGTTACTTACTTGCAGGAATTAATGGAAAAGGAACTGCAAATACGAAAGCTGGAGATATTAAAATCAATGCTACAGGTAGAGTAACTCTTGACAAAGAAAATAATAATTCAGTATCGACTGCTATTGCAAATACGGTTTTTTCCTCATCTATTGGAAATGCAGGAAATATATTTATTATAGCAAACTCCTTACTTGTGAAAGATCGGTCATTAATTGCTTCTTACACCTTAGGCAAGGGGAACGCAGGAAATATATTTATTACAGCAGAATCATTGCTTGTAAGTGGTGGCGCACAAATTAATTCTAGTACTCTTGGTATTGGAAATGCAGGCAATATCAATTTAAAAATTATAAATAATGCCACATTTAGTGAAACATATTTATTTCAATCTAGCGGCTTATTTAGTGCAGTCGGTTCTAATGCTAAGGGTAATGGTGGAGCTATTAATGTTCAAGCTGGTTCTTTGAATCTTCTCAAGGGTGCCCAATTCAGAACTAGTACCCTTGGTGATGGTAACGCAGGAAATATCAATTTAAAAATTACTAATAATGCTACTTTTGATGGTGCATATCTCTATATACCTAGTGGTTTACAGTCTGCCGTAGACTTTAGTGGTAATGGGAATGGTGGAGATATAAATATTACCTCTGACTCTTTGAATATTCTAAATGGTGCTCAGTTCATATCAACTTTTAGATCTACAGGACTAAGCTCACCTATTGCTAGAGGTAGAAAAAGTGGGAATATCAATATTAAAATTTTTAATACTTTCAAAATAGATGGCTTTACTACTTATACTATTCCGAATAGTAAAAAGCAAACTGCCCCTAGTGGTATTTTTAGTGGGTTGAAAACCAATCAAGGAAGAGGAGGTGATATTGTAATTACAGCAAAAAACTTTTTTATCACTAATGGCGGGATAATTTCTTCTAATACTTCTAATTTTAGTAAAGGAGATGCTGGAAATATTGACATTCGTGTGACGGATACAATTAATATATCTGGTCAAATATTAGGGTTTGATACTAATGGAAAATCCAAAGTATTTCTTAGCTCTATTTTGAGTGAAGTTGAAGAGGGTGCAAATGGAAAGGGAGGTAATATTTTTATTGACCCAAAACGCATAATTATCAGTGAGGGCGGGGTTATTTCTGTTAATAGTCTTGGGAATGGTAGTGCAGGAAATATTGAACTGATTGCTGGTGGATTGATTCTAAATAATGGTTTTATTACTGCTAATGCGGGGAAAAGTCGTGGTGGTAATATCAAATTACAGTTGAGTGATTTTTTATTACTACGTAACAACAGTAAAATTTCTACCAATGCTAGTGGAGATGGGGGAAATATCACCATTAATAGTCCATTTATTGTTGCCTTTCCCAAGGATAATAGCGATATTACTGCCAATTCTATTGACAAACAAGGTGGAAATATCAAAATTAATGCATCGAGTATCTATGGTATCCAAGCTCGTATTCAGGGAAATCCCCTAACTAATGATATTACTGCTAGTTCGGAAAATGGTATTTCTGGAAATATAGATGTCAATAATCTACAAATTGATGCCAGTCAGGGTTTAATAGAGTTACCAGAGGGTACACTTGACAAATACCAAGTTATTAGAAATGAAATTTGCAGGAAATTTTCTAAGGGTAGTCAATTTATCATTGTGGGGCGAG
- a CDS encoding alpha/beta fold hydrolase, with the protein MQVTTTPSTSPIPGKYWQWRGHNIYYVCAGEPQGKRPPLLLIHGFGASTDHWRKNISELCDDFQVWAIDLLGFGRSAKPKLQYSGDLWRDQIHDFIMEVIGQKTILAGNSLGGYACLCVASQCPEAAAGVVLLNSAGPFSDNQSQLKSAPQPTPVQKLVGKFAKSIFQQSWTRFLLFQYIRQPWVIRRTLEKVYLDKSAITDQLVAEIQRPSGDRGAFDVFSSVFSTPQGEKVDILLQQLTTPLLLLWGEGDPWMNARERSQKFRQYYPQLTEHFLTAGHCPHDEVPNQVNSLLKDWVLSLNKA; encoded by the coding sequence ATGCAAGTAACGACTACACCCTCCACAAGTCCCATCCCTGGAAAATACTGGCAATGGCGAGGGCATAATATTTACTATGTATGTGCAGGAGAACCCCAGGGAAAACGTCCTCCCCTGCTTTTAATCCATGGATTTGGTGCATCTACAGACCACTGGCGGAAAAACATCTCTGAACTGTGCGATGATTTTCAAGTCTGGGCAATAGACTTGCTTGGTTTTGGACGTTCTGCCAAGCCGAAACTTCAGTATAGTGGTGATTTATGGCGTGACCAAATTCATGACTTTATCATGGAAGTGATTGGTCAGAAAACGATATTAGCAGGTAACTCCCTCGGTGGTTATGCTTGCTTGTGTGTTGCTTCCCAGTGTCCAGAAGCCGCCGCAGGTGTGGTATTACTCAATAGTGCAGGACCTTTTAGCGACAATCAATCTCAGTTAAAATCAGCACCACAACCGACACCAGTACAAAAACTTGTAGGCAAATTCGCCAAGTCAATTTTTCAGCAGTCTTGGACAAGGTTTCTATTATTTCAATACATTAGGCAACCTTGGGTAATTCGCCGAACTTTAGAGAAAGTATACCTTGACAAAAGTGCGATTACTGACCAATTAGTTGCAGAAATTCAACGTCCCTCTGGCGATCGCGGTGCATTTGACGTATTTTCCTCAGTATTTAGTACTCCCCAGGGGGAAAAGGTTGATATTTTACTGCAACAATTAACCACTCCCCTATTGTTACTGTGGGGAGAAGGGGATCCTTGGATGAATGCAAGGGAACGTTCCCAAAAATTCCGCCAATATTATCCCCAATTAACTGAACATTTTCTCACTGCTGGTCATTGTCCCCACGATGAGGTACCAAATCAGGTTAATTCCCTGTTAAAAGATTGGGTTCTGTCTTTGAATAAAGCATAA
- a CDS encoding Npun_F5749 family FMN-dependent PPOX-type flavoprotein, translating to MSCINSNWRSPLARALHRNRSLVYSRYVQLATVTSENRPANRTVVFRGFLENSNHLKFITDIRSQKIEQIIQQPWAEICWYFPNSREQFRLSGQLILVTEETTDTLFQQSRHSTWQSLSDAARSQFAWSHPGKIRDTNPDAFNPPLPNPTQTLSNFCLLLLDPIKVDHLELRGEPQNRYLYEYDHALGWLMKSVNP from the coding sequence ATGTCCTGCATTAATTCCAACTGGCGATCGCCCCTAGCTCGCGCTCTCCATCGTAACCGCAGTTTGGTATACTCACGTTACGTACAACTAGCCACTGTCACCTCAGAAAATCGTCCCGCAAATCGTACCGTTGTTTTTCGCGGTTTCCTGGAAAATAGTAATCATCTGAAATTTATTACGGATATTCGTAGTCAGAAAATTGAGCAAATTATACAGCAACCCTGGGCTGAAATTTGCTGGTACTTCCCCAATAGTCGGGAGCAATTTCGCCTAAGTGGACAATTAATTTTAGTCACTGAAGAGACTACAGACACATTATTCCAGCAATCCCGCCATTCTACATGGCAGAGTTTAAGTGACGCTGCGCGATCGCAGTTTGCCTGGTCACACCCTGGTAAAATTAGAGACACTAATCCGGATGCCTTCAATCCTCCCCTTCCTAACCCCACCCAAACCCTAAGTAATTTTTGCCTATTGCTCCTCGACCCCATCAAGGTAGACCATTTAGAATTACGGGGAGAGCCACAAAATCGTTATTTATATGAGTATGATCATGCCCTCGGATGGTTAATGAAGTCAGTAAATCCGTAA
- a CDS encoding shikimate dehydrogenase has protein sequence MITGKTKLLGVIGHPVEHSLSPLMHNAAIANLGLDYIYLPFPIKPQDLRAAMDGFAAIGVVGFSVTIPHKQAIIPFLGTVQPIAEAVGAVNTVVRKDGQWLGTNTDVPGFVSPLQNLQIDWQQKQVVILGNGGAARAVVAGCTELGCQKIHVVGRNLQRLKEFHQSWENSPLAVNLQVHKWEALRELIPYADLLVNSTPIGMYPKVNESPLSQEEMAELPSGAIAYDLIYTPNPTQFLQQAQTVGAVAIDGLEMLVQQGAVALKMWLDRADVPVDVMRQSLLQYLGR, from the coding sequence ATGATCACAGGCAAAACTAAGCTACTTGGAGTTATTGGTCATCCAGTGGAGCATTCTTTGTCACCATTGATGCATAACGCCGCGATCGCCAACCTCGGTTTAGACTATATTTACCTGCCTTTCCCCATCAAACCCCAGGATTTGCGAGCAGCAATGGATGGTTTTGCCGCGATTGGTGTTGTCGGTTTCAGTGTGACGATTCCCCACAAACAGGCAATTATTCCTTTTTTGGGAACAGTGCAACCCATCGCTGAAGCTGTCGGTGCGGTAAATACAGTTGTTAGAAAAGATGGTCAATGGCTAGGGACAAATACTGATGTTCCTGGGTTTGTATCGCCTCTGCAAAATCTTCAAATAGATTGGCAGCAAAAGCAAGTAGTAATTTTAGGGAATGGTGGAGCCGCAAGGGCAGTTGTCGCAGGTTGTACCGAGTTGGGTTGCCAGAAAATTCACGTTGTGGGACGCAATTTACAACGTCTCAAGGAATTCCACCAAAGTTGGGAAAATTCTCCCCTAGCAGTTAACTTACAAGTGCATAAATGGGAAGCGTTAAGAGAGTTAATACCCTATGCAGATTTACTAGTCAATAGCACACCTATTGGGATGTATCCGAAGGTGAACGAATCTCCATTGAGTCAGGAAGAAATGGCAGAATTACCATCGGGGGCGATCGCCTATGATTTGATTTACACTCCCAATCCCACACAGTTTTTACAACAAGCACAAACAGTGGGAGCAGTGGCAATTGATGGGTTAGAAATGCTGGTACAACAAGGTGCTGTGGCTTTGAAAATGTGGCTTGATAGAGCAGATGTACCCGTAGATGTGATGCGTCAATCCTTACTGCAATATTTAGGTAGGTGA
- a CDS encoding TIGR03643 family protein has protein sequence MKLPDLSQEIIDRIVEMAWEDRTPFEAIEIQYGLFEKEVIALMRREMKASSFKMWRERVTNRKTKHLYKRDFISGRFKSDNQK, from the coding sequence ATGAAATTGCCTGACTTAAGTCAAGAAATTATCGACCGAATAGTTGAAATGGCTTGGGAAGATAGAACCCCATTTGAAGCCATTGAAATTCAATATGGATTATTTGAAAAGGAAGTAATTGCTCTGATGCGACGGGAAATGAAAGCATCGAGTTTTAAAATGTGGCGAGAACGGGTGACAAATCGCAAAACCAAACATTTATATAAACGTGATTTTATCTCAGGTCGCTTTAAATCGGATAATCAGAAGTAG
- a CDS encoding glycosyltransferase family 2 protein — MPDKQISAIICTHNRDTYLGAAIDSLLAQDFAAGFEVIVVDNGSSDRTRQVVESRLSNPKLKYIYEPVLGLSVARNAGAQAAQGDILAYLDDDAVASPQWLRVLYNAYEQNAQLAIAGGKVTLIFPEGVSPPRWLSQGLAANLGAYDLGATQVYIENPGLTPRGLNYSIRRCFLADIGGFDPNLGRVGKNLLSNEELQMTELALQRGWQVAYIPEAIAAHNVPLERLQRSWYFNRGWWQGISECYREQLAGKAGFGQLQRGSERFLRGLYKTLQYISDPAERFDKLVYAYGQIGYLNAAIQGIISTSHKK; from the coding sequence ATGCCAGACAAGCAAATTTCTGCCATTATCTGTACTCACAATCGAGATACTTATTTAGGCGCTGCTATAGATAGCCTATTAGCGCAGGACTTTGCTGCTGGCTTTGAAGTGATTGTAGTCGATAATGGCTCTAGCGATCGCACTCGTCAGGTAGTTGAATCTCGGCTTTCAAATCCTAAACTTAAGTACATTTACGAGCCAGTTTTAGGATTATCAGTAGCCCGAAATGCAGGCGCACAAGCTGCCCAAGGCGATATTCTTGCCTACCTAGATGATGATGCCGTTGCTAGTCCCCAGTGGCTGCGAGTATTATACAATGCCTACGAGCAAAATGCCCAACTGGCGATCGCTGGAGGCAAAGTTACCCTGATATTTCCGGAAGGTGTTTCCCCTCCTCGGTGGTTATCTCAGGGATTAGCTGCAAACTTAGGAGCTTATGATCTGGGAGCAACCCAAGTTTATATCGAGAATCCGGGCTTAACCCCTAGAGGTTTAAATTATTCTATCCGTCGCTGCTTTTTAGCAGATATTGGTGGATTTGACCCAAATCTCGGTCGTGTGGGGAAAAACTTACTTTCTAACGAAGAATTGCAAATGACTGAACTCGCACTACAGCGAGGTTGGCAAGTTGCTTATATTCCAGAGGCGATCGCTGCTCACAATGTACCCCTAGAACGTCTGCAACGTTCCTGGTACTTCAACCGGGGTTGGTGGCAAGGTATTAGCGAATGCTATCGTGAACAGCTTGCAGGGAAAGCAGGTTTCGGTCAGTTGCAACGTGGTAGTGAAAGATTTTTGCGTGGCTTATACAAGACATTGCAATATATTTCTGACCCTGCGGAGCGCTTTGATAAACTCGTTTACGCCTACGGTCAGATTGGTTATCTCAACGCTGCTATTCAGGGAATTATATCTACATCTCATAAAAAATAA